The DNA window GAGGATCGTCCACGTCGGATTCTTGTCCGCCTGCGACACGAACGGCGACCCATCCGCGACGAAGAGGTTCTTGCACTCGTGCGCCTGACAATTCGCGTTCACGACCGATGTCTTCGGATCGCTTCCCATCCGTGCGCCACCGAGCTCGTGGATGATCTGACCACCCGTCGAGATGTTGTATCCCTGCTCCTTCGTCGGCATCGGTGAGAAGATCTCCCCGCCCATCTCGGTGAGGAGCGCGCGGAAAGTCTCGTGCATGTGCTTCACCTGGTTGAACTCGTGATCGGTCCAACCCCAGTGGAACCGCGCGACGGGTATCCCCCAACGATCCACGACATTCGGGTCGATCTCGAGATACGATTCGTCGTTGGGTATCATCTCGCCGCGTCCGGAGAAGCCGATCGTCGCGCCGTAATACTTGCGATAATCCTGCTTCAGCTGCTTGCCATACCCGCCACCGCCCGGGTACCGCTCGATCCCGCCCATGAACCCGGCACTCGGCTGATACAGACCGCCCCACACTTCGATGTGGTAGCCGCGCGGGAAGTCGAGTTTCGAGTTATCCAACCACCAGGGCATGTAGAGGTGCATCCCGCCGACGCCATCCTCGTTATGCGTGACGTGATCCGCCATCGCCGGGATGAACCCGGCGAGGTCGGTGCCCGTCGTATCGGTGAGATACTTGCCAACCGTACCGCTGCCGTTGGCGAGACCCTGCGGGAAGAACGACGACTTCGAGTTCAGGAGAAGGCGCGACGTCTCGCACGCGCTCGCCGAGAGGACGACGATCCGCGCCTCGACGTGCTTGTCCTCACCCGTGCGCTTGTCGATATACGAGACGCCCGTCGCCAGGCCGTCCTTCCCGACCGTCACTTCGCGCACCATCGAGCTCGTCAGCAGCGTTAGGCGCTTCGTCGCCAAGGCCGGGGCGATGAGGACATCAGGGCTCGAGAAGTTCGCCTTCACGCCGCAGCCGCGGTTGCACTGGCCGCAATAGTGACACTTGAGGCGCCCGTTCAATGGTTGGGTGATGATCGAAAGGCGCGCCGGGATACAGGTCACGTTCAACTTGTCCGAGGCCTTCTTGACGAGCAGTTCGTAACAGCGCGGCTTCGGTGGCGGCTGGAAGATGCCGTTCGGTTCGTTAGGCAAATTCTCGTGACTGCCGAAGAGCCCGATCAGCCGGTCGACGCGGTCGTAGTACGGCGCGACGTCGTCGTAACCGATCGGCCAGTCTTCCCCGAGTCCATCGCGTGTCTTCCCCTGGAAATCCCTCGGGCCAAAGCGGAGCGAGATGCGTCCCCAGTGATTCGTGCGTCCGCCAAGCATGCGGGCGCGCCACCACATGAACTTGGATCCGGGAGCGACCGTGTAGGGCTCGCCTTCGATCTCCCAACCCCCGTCGCAGGCATCGAACTCGCCGAAGGGACGCGTCTTGGTCGACGCCCCACGCCTTGGCGACGCGTACGACGGCATGAGCATCTTCGAATCGCGCGAGGCGAACCACGACGGTCCGGCCTCGAGCAACACGACGTTCGCGCCCGCTTTCGTGAGCGCGTACGCAGCCATCCCGCCGCCCGCGCCAGAACCGACTATACAGACGTCATACACGAGCGAGATCTCCTTGAGGTTGTTGGTGCTTGGTCGCTGGTCATTGGTGTCCGGTGTAACACCGAGCACCAACCACCAGCCACCAGCTACCGGCCACCTTTAGTAATTCATCTTCGCCAAATACTCATAGCTCGTCGTGATCGACGCGAACGGATCCGCCGGCTGATCGTGCTCGACGAACGCGTGCTTGATGTGCGAGCCGTGCGCGGCGTCGTAGGCGAAGATCTTCGGGAAGTCGATCGACCCCTGGCCGACTGCCGTCATCGTGTGTTCCGGATCAGCCTTCGCGTCCTTGACGTGCACCATCGATACGCGTCCCGGATACTTCTTCATGTACGCGAGCGGATCGGCGCCGCCGTGGACCATCCAGTAGAGGTCCATCTCGAAAGTCACGAGCGCGGGATCCGTGCTCTCGAAGAGCACGTCGAGCGGCAACGCGCCTTCGCCCGTGGACGCGAGCTCGTAGTCGTGGTTGTGATAGGCGAACTGAAGACCCGCCTTCTTCGCGACCGCGCCCGCCTTGTTGAAATCGTCGGCGACGTGCTTGTAGGCGTCCGGCCCTTTCCGCTTCTCTTCCGGCGTCCACGCGATGGTCACGTATTGATGGCCGGCGATCTTCGCCTCGTCGACGGTCTTCTCCCACGCCGCGTGGTCCGCGGGATACGGGACGTGCGACGACGGCGCCGTGAGCTTGTACTTCGCCACCATCTCGCGGATCTCGTTAGGCGAGTGGTTGAAGTAGCCGGCGAACTCCACTTCCTTGTAACCGATCTGTGCCACGCGTTCGAGCGTTCCCGGCACGTCCTTCGCCATCGCGTCGCGGACGGTGTAGAGTTGCAGGCCGACTTTCTTCAACTTCCGGCTACCGAGCTGGAGTGAAAGCTCCTCGACTCGCCCCGGCTGCGGTCGCGCGGCCAGAGTCAATGCGGCGGCACCAAGTGTCGCGAGAAATGTGCGTCGATCCGTGGAATCGGACATCGCAAGCGCTCCCGTGGAGGGTACAAGGTCGCGAAAGTATGAACTTGTGAGGCGGGGATGGGAAGGTGTAGCCCTCATCCCAAAAGCGGCGAGGATCAGCAGTTCCGCATCCCAGACCGTCGTTGGCCCCTGACGCAGCGAGAATCAACGGCTGTTTAACACGGACAAGGCCGGACACGCGCGGACAAAGCCGGACACTGCAAAAAAACGCGAGCGACTCCTTCAAGAGATCGTTAAACGCCCTCTTGATTTGTCCGGCTTTGTCGCAGTTGTCCGGCTTTGTCCGTTCACAGTCTGTTGATAGCTGCGCCGCCGGTGACCGGCCATGGACCACGACGCAGAACAGCCAGATCAGCTAATGCGGCGTGATCGCCTCCGCCTCCCGCCTCGGGATCGCCACCGCCGTCACTGTCGGCGCCGCGACCGCCACCGTTGGCGCGCTCAGTGCGCCAGTTGCTCCACGCTCGACGAGCATCTTTGCGGCGAAGCGCTGTGCCTCCGAGAGACGCTCGATCTCGAGCGCGATCGCGTCGATTGCTCGTGAGAGCTCATCGTAGCGGACCTCGGTCACGAGCGACGGAATCTCGATTCGATCGCGGAACGCTCGCCGCACGGCTCGCTTGGCCCCGAAATGCGCGCCGAGCCACGCACTGACGCTACCGACGAAGAGCGCGACGCCGCCCGCGTAGACGAGGAGCATCGCTTCGCGATCGCGAAGCGCGCCATGAAATATCGAGTGAGAGATCCACGACCACATTGGACGGTCCTCGACTGCGTGTGCCCTCGGAGTTGCGCCGGCGTCGGTGCGCTTCCCTACGCGGCCCACTCAGGATCTGGATTCAATTACCGCGGCGCAATTGACCGTTGGAGCAACGGCCACGGATCGATCGCTTCGCCCGTCCACCACAGCTTCACGTCCTTGGGATGCGCGATCGCGAAGTGCAGGTGCGGCGTGTTCGCGGGGGCATCCCCCGTCGTCCCCACATAGCCGATCACTTCACCCTGCCGCAAGGGGAGTCCGTCGCGCATGCCGTCCGCATAGTGGTCGAGGTGCGCATACATCAGGACGAATCGGTCGCTCGCGTCGGCGGCGTAAACCATGAGGCCGCCATCGACGCTATTGTGCAGCTTCAGAATTCGGCCATCCGACGCCGAAACGACTGGCGTCCTCCCCGGCGCGAGAATGTCGAGCGCCTCGTGCTTCCGCGATCCTCCACCGCGGCGTTCGTTGAAGGTGTCACGGAGCTCGGACGGTTGCACGCCGGGCACGGGGATGATCAGCTCCGCGCTCAAGGTCGCGAGATCCGACGAGGACGGCGGCAGCGCAACCGAGTCCGCAATCTCGCCAGGCGAGAGCGTCGTGCGCGGCGTCACGGAGACGGACTCCGGCGCTGGACGCGTCGCACTCAACACGATCGTCGTGTCGGTCGGGGTCGTGTCACGCGCGCTGTCCGAGGCGTGCTCGATCACGACCTTGCAGCCTAACGACAGGAGCCAAGGGAAGGCAGTGAGCAAACGCCAACGCATTGTCGGAATCCCGGCAGCTGTTCAGCATGCGACACAGCGGGAATGACTATTCCCCGCCGACTGGCCGAGATCTCGACTATGCCAGAATCGCGCCGAACTCAGCTCTCCAGACCCGTCGTGTGCTCGCGACTCTCGGTGGCGCGACCCATCGGAGAGTCCGCCGCTTCCACCGCGCCGGAGGGATGGTGACGTCGCGTTGCCCGCATTCCCATCGCGAGCATAATCAGCCCCACGACGAGCATGACGATCCCCCACCAGAGATTGATGTTGATGTCGAGGGATGTCTCGTACATCGCGTTGCCGTTCGTCGCGATGCCGTAGCCGCCGATGACGATGCCGAGCGCGGTGAAAAGCCCGCCAATGGGAAGTCGAAGATCGAGAGACGCAGCGCCGGACATGGGTTCTCAGGTTGTTGTCATCCTGAGGAGCGAAGCGACGAAGGATCTACTGTTCTTGCCTAGATGGTTGCTTCCAAGAAGGGACGCTAGATCCTTCGCTTCGCTCAGGATGACATGGTCAAAAGAATACAAAGTTCAGTAACAACGTCATCACCAACACGATCCCGCCGAGTGTCATCGGCCGCTGCCAGAAGTGGCGCTCATTGTCGCGTGGACGTGGCGTGAGTGCATAGACGAGACCATGAAGCTCCTTGTCCGGGCGCGGTTGCGTCGCGAGACTGACGACGATCGTCACCACAGTGCACGTCAGCCAAGCGGTGATCGCGGTCCAGAACGTCTGCGACATCTCACTCGGATACATGTGAATGACGCCGAGGTAACCGCCCTTGATGCCTGGCACCGCGCCCGCCGGCAACGTGAGCCCATGATGGACTGCGGCGCCTAACGTGCCGCAGAGCAGTCCAGTGAACGCGCCGTGTCCCGTGCTGCGACGCCAGAACATGCCGAGGAAAAAGGTGGCGAACAGGGGCGCATTCACAAAGGCAAAGACAAGCTGCAACAGATCCATGATGTTATTGAAGGCGCTCGCGACGTATGCGGCCGCGATCGCGAGCACGATGCCCGCGACCGTCGCCGCGCGGCCCATCCAGAGATAGTGCGAGTCGGACGCGCCTTTCCGGATATGCGCCTGGTAGATGTCGTACGTCCACACCGTATTGAATGCGGTGACGTTCCCCGCCATGCCCGACATGAAGGATGCGAGCAGCGCCGTTAGGCCAAGGCCGAGCATCCCTGTCGGGAAGAGACGCATCAGCAGCATTGGCGTCGCGAGATCATAGTCGAGCACCGGATGTCCGGCGCCATCGAGGAGCGGCGCACCGGCCGCGGTCAGCTTCGCGGGAATCAAACCCTGACCGATGCCGTGCGTACCGCTCAGCACCAGCGCGATCATTCCCGGGAGAATGACAAGAAATGGGAAGAACATCTTCGGGAACGCGGCGATGAGCGGCGTTCGCCGTGCCGCCGTCATCGACTCGGCGGCCATCGCGCGCTGCACGACGAGGAAGTCCGTACACCAGTAGCCGAACGACAGCACGAATCCGAGTCCCATGACGAGCCCGAACCATTCGACGCCGATGGGATTCTGCGACGCGCTCCCCATCGTGCGCCAGGCGTGCGTGTACGCGTCAGGGGCGAACCCGCGCGACGTAGACAGCGCGGCGAGTTGTGTCGAGAGGCCGTGCCACCCGCCGACGGCCGTCAACCCGAGATACACCAGCGGCAGGAAACCGAATACGATGAGGAAAAACTGAAGCACTTCGTTATAAATGGCGCTCGTAAGGCCGCCCAACAGGATGTAGACGAGGACGATGATCGCGGCAACGATGATACTCGCGTCGAAGCTCCAACCGAGGAGCAGGTTCAGCAACTTGCCAAGCGCGTACATCGAGATGCCGGACGAGAAGACCGTCATGACCGCGAACGACACCGCATTCAATGTTCGCGTCTTCTCATCGAAGCGCATCTTCAGGTATTCGGGGACGGAGCGCGCGCGCGATCCATAGTAAAACGGCATCATGAACAGGCCGACGAACACCATCGCCGGGATTGCGCCGATCCAGTAGAAATGGCTCGTCGCAATGCCATACTTCGCGCCGGACGCCCCCATCCCCAGGACCTCCTGCGCGCCCAGATTCGCGGAAATAAATGCGAGCCCCGTGACCCACGGCGGCAGCGACCGGCCGGAGAGAAAGAAGTCCGTGCTCGTGCGCATCAGACGCCGCAGCAGCCAGCCGACCGCGAGGACAGCGGCGAAGTACACCGCCATCACGACGTAGTCGATCGGGGCGAGGTGGGCCTGGCGTACGATGTCCATGTCACCTCGGCATTGTGAGGGTTAGACCTCGGGACTGGTGC is part of the Gemmatimonadaceae bacterium genome and encodes:
- a CDS encoding sodium:solute symporter family protein, translating into MDIVRQAHLAPIDYVVMAVYFAAVLAVGWLLRRLMRTSTDFFLSGRSLPPWVTGLAFISANLGAQEVLGMGASGAKYGIATSHFYWIGAIPAMVFVGLFMMPFYYGSRARSVPEYLKMRFDEKTRTLNAVSFAVMTVFSSGISMYALGKLLNLLLGWSFDASIIVAAIIVLVYILLGGLTSAIYNEVLQFFLIVFGFLPLVYLGLTAVGGWHGLSTQLAALSTSRGFAPDAYTHAWRTMGSASQNPIGVEWFGLVMGLGFVLSFGYWCTDFLVVQRAMAAESMTAARRTPLIAAFPKMFFPFLVILPGMIALVLSGTHGIGQGLIPAKLTAAGAPLLDGAGHPVLDYDLATPMLLMRLFPTGMLGLGLTALLASFMSGMAGNVTAFNTVWTYDIYQAHIRKGASDSHYLWMGRAATVAGIVLAIAAAYVASAFNNIMDLLQLVFAFVNAPLFATFFLGMFWRRSTGHGAFTGLLCGTLGAAVHHGLTLPAGAVPGIKGGYLGVIHMYPSEMSQTFWTAITAWLTCTVVTIVVSLATQPRPDKELHGLVYALTPRPRDNERHFWQRPMTLGGIVLVMTLLLNFVFF
- a CDS encoding sugar phosphate isomerase/epimerase — translated: MSDSTDRRTFLATLGAAALTLAARPQPGRVEELSLQLGSRKLKKVGLQLYTVRDAMAKDVPGTLERVAQIGYKEVEFAGYFNHSPNEIREMVAKYKLTAPSSHVPYPADHAAWEKTVDEAKIAGHQYVTIAWTPEEKRKGPDAYKHVADDFNKAGAVAKKAGLQFAYHNHDYELASTGEGALPLDVLFESTDPALVTFEMDLYWMVHGGADPLAYMKKYPGRVSMVHVKDAKADPEHTMTAVGQGSIDFPKIFAYDAAHGSHIKHAFVEHDQPADPFASITTSYEYLAKMNY
- a CDS encoding GMC family oxidoreductase, giving the protein MLGVTPDTNDQRPSTNNLKEISLVYDVCIVGSGAGGGMAAYALTKAGANVVLLEAGPSWFASRDSKMLMPSYASPRRGASTKTRPFGEFDACDGGWEIEGEPYTVAPGSKFMWWRARMLGGRTNHWGRISLRFGPRDFQGKTRDGLGEDWPIGYDDVAPYYDRVDRLIGLFGSHENLPNEPNGIFQPPPKPRCYELLVKKASDKLNVTCIPARLSIITQPLNGRLKCHYCGQCNRGCGVKANFSSPDVLIAPALATKRLTLLTSSMVREVTVGKDGLATGVSYIDKRTGEDKHVEARIVVLSASACETSRLLLNSKSSFFPQGLANGSGTVGKYLTDTTGTDLAGFIPAMADHVTHNEDGVGGMHLYMPWWLDNSKLDFPRGYHIEVWGGLYQPSAGFMGGIERYPGGGGYGKQLKQDYRKYYGATIGFSGRGEMIPNDESYLEIDPNVVDRWGIPVARFHWGWTDHEFNQVKHMHETFRALLTEMGGEIFSPMPTKEQGYNISTGGQIIHELGGARMGSDPKTSVVNANCQAHECKNLFVADGSPFVSQADKNPTWTILALSWRTADYIASQRKEGAL
- a CDS encoding M23 family metallopeptidase, with amino-acid sequence MRWRLLTAFPWLLSLGCKVVIEHASDSARDTTPTDTTIVLSATRPAPESVSVTPRTTLSPGEIADSVALPPSSSDLATLSAELIIPVPGVQPSELRDTFNERRGGGSRKHEALDILAPGRTPVVSASDGRILKLHNSVDGGLMVYAADASDRFVLMYAHLDHYADGMRDGLPLRQGEVIGYVGTTGDAPANTPHLHFAIAHPKDVKLWWTGEAIDPWPLLQRSIAPR